The Nitrospira tepida genome includes a window with the following:
- the smc gene encoding chromosome segregation protein SMC — protein sequence MFLKSLEMVGFKSFAEAKIEFPRGVTAVVGPNGSGKSNVVDAILWVLGEQSTKTLRSERMEDVIFNGTEIRKPMGMAEVTLVIAGIQPGDLQGMGDASSLLSDYSEVMVTRRLFRNGDSEYLLNKTLCRLKDVRSVMLDTRAGTKGHTVIAQGQLDQILNASPQGRRELIEETAGIVRYKKQKAEALRKLEATQQNLVRVRDVIGEVKKQLNWLERQAQQARAYDSLQKEGRTIEIRLLSDDYRKLIASRGAVDLEAQELADHEAELSADHGRLDAKAEELKLAMQRDHELLQTVQQELASVETQRAQALGQVEIERNRAQLLEQQQAQAVADSARCEEDRAQAMRDVEALVEQLAILEAELEERVAQADRLEGQLRDLRGRQDALEAEQREANRNLLVASSLVVAGESTISRLEARFQENRERAARLAREADELSQRRQHLHDQLSLLSKDREIAGERQAAIRSEQEATARELTQAGEQLAAADQRRARDLEQLAATESRLRTLQAVVREEMGYGREGEEATTSVRACEGIRDAIAECLVVANGYDRAIEALLGERVRAWFVDSPRHASEAIAFLKQKDLGRGSFLPLSFRSEKQPEPVDTPGWWPTLSDQPGVLGRVSDVVEVQRDSQQALASLFARAVIVSDVDQALRLWEQGDWIGPTGPTLVTLAGEILEPDGVITGGSAQVSGGVLQRRREVQQLEEHRTTLLAGIETLRATREHLHQHLNQLRDRAQALQVDLREIELKAVALSKDHSGSEQSLVELTGRMDRIGEERRESETDAQSLADQIAAKQQECRQAVAQRDEMAGLVTRLQQRQEQSQQEMEGTQERATEARLAVGTLRARREHLAADRERLRRHLEACGVRLEQLAQAQEELKASLQASLSERGRHQEVCQELGRRADEIQARSVAAQEALAQRAELLKDVERAVAELRERMESVRQRRLEVEVKRAQVQMQLEVVEGTLTGTYQVELPRTVPGDQEADGAPAEIEFQVASEEERQALRDRLQKIRDRLAKIGGVNLAAIDEHRQLEERYQFLTSQEEDLTKSIKSLKEIIQRINRTTKELFQETFAQLQEKFGELFQKVFPGGRAELVSVEPEPEAEGESDGPAEPGIDIVAQPPGKRLKSITMLSGGEKTLTAMALLFASFLIRPTPFCILDEIDAPLDEENIGRFTRVLRELAASAQFIVITHNKRTMSIADSLFGVTMEEPGVSKLVSVRLTDLQPA from the coding sequence ATGTTTCTGAAGTCCCTGGAGATGGTCGGGTTCAAGTCCTTCGCAGAGGCGAAGATTGAGTTTCCGCGGGGAGTTACGGCGGTCGTCGGTCCCAACGGGAGCGGCAAGAGCAATGTGGTGGACGCCATTCTCTGGGTGCTGGGCGAGCAAAGCACAAAGACGCTCCGCAGCGAACGGATGGAAGACGTGATCTTCAACGGCACCGAGATCCGCAAGCCGATGGGGATGGCCGAGGTCACGTTGGTCATCGCCGGCATCCAGCCGGGCGATTTGCAAGGGATGGGCGATGCGTCCAGCCTGCTCAGCGACTATTCCGAGGTCATGGTCACCCGCCGGCTCTTCCGCAACGGCGACAGCGAATACCTGCTGAACAAGACGCTCTGCCGCTTGAAAGACGTCCGCTCAGTGATGCTGGATACGAGGGCCGGCACCAAGGGCCACACCGTGATCGCCCAGGGCCAGCTCGATCAGATTCTCAACGCCAGCCCGCAGGGCCGCCGGGAGCTGATCGAAGAGACGGCCGGGATCGTCCGCTACAAGAAGCAAAAGGCCGAGGCCCTGCGCAAGCTCGAGGCCACGCAACAAAACTTGGTCCGGGTGCGGGACGTCATCGGAGAGGTCAAGAAGCAGCTCAACTGGCTCGAACGGCAGGCTCAGCAGGCCCGCGCCTACGATTCGCTCCAGAAGGAAGGGCGGACGATCGAGATCCGGTTGCTCTCCGACGACTATCGAAAGCTGATAGCGAGCCGGGGAGCCGTGGACCTGGAGGCGCAGGAGTTGGCTGACCACGAGGCGGAGTTGTCGGCCGACCATGGGCGTCTTGATGCAAAGGCGGAGGAGCTGAAATTGGCCATGCAGCGGGACCATGAACTGCTCCAGACGGTCCAACAGGAGTTGGCTTCGGTGGAGACGCAACGGGCGCAGGCCCTCGGCCAGGTCGAGATCGAACGGAACCGGGCGCAACTGCTCGAACAACAACAGGCCCAGGCGGTGGCCGACTCCGCCCGTTGCGAAGAAGATCGCGCCCAGGCCATGCGCGATGTGGAAGCCTTGGTGGAGCAGTTGGCCATTCTGGAGGCGGAGTTGGAGGAACGGGTGGCCCAGGCGGACCGGTTGGAGGGCCAACTCAGGGACCTGCGAGGGCGTCAGGACGCGCTCGAGGCGGAACAGCGCGAGGCCAACCGGAATCTGCTGGTTGCCTCGTCCCTCGTGGTGGCGGGAGAGAGTACAATCTCACGGTTGGAAGCCCGCTTCCAGGAAAACAGGGAGCGAGCCGCCCGGCTCGCCCGTGAAGCGGACGAACTGAGCCAACGGCGGCAACACCTGCACGACCAACTCAGCCTGCTGAGCAAAGATCGTGAGATCGCCGGAGAGCGGCAGGCGGCGATCCGGTCCGAGCAGGAGGCGACCGCCCGCGAGCTGACGCAGGCAGGCGAACAGTTGGCGGCGGCGGATCAGCGCCGCGCCCGTGATTTGGAGCAGTTGGCGGCGACTGAGTCGCGGCTGCGGACGTTGCAGGCCGTGGTGCGGGAGGAAATGGGCTACGGGCGCGAAGGCGAGGAGGCGACGACCTCCGTACGCGCGTGCGAAGGGATTCGCGATGCGATCGCCGAATGTCTGGTCGTGGCCAACGGCTATGACCGAGCCATTGAAGCGCTGTTGGGCGAGCGGGTGCGCGCCTGGTTCGTCGATAGTCCGCGCCATGCGTCCGAGGCGATCGCCTTTTTGAAGCAGAAGGATCTCGGACGGGGGTCTTTCCTGCCTCTCAGCTTCCGCTCGGAGAAACAACCCGAGCCGGTTGACACGCCCGGGTGGTGGCCGACGCTCTCCGACCAGCCCGGCGTGCTTGGACGGGTCTCCGACGTCGTCGAAGTCCAGCGCGATTCTCAGCAGGCCCTGGCCTCCTTATTCGCGCGAGCCGTGATTGTGAGCGATGTGGACCAGGCCCTTCGGCTGTGGGAGCAGGGAGACTGGATCGGCCCCACCGGCCCGACGTTGGTGACACTGGCTGGCGAAATCCTGGAGCCCGATGGGGTGATCACGGGCGGGTCGGCCCAGGTGTCGGGAGGCGTGCTTCAACGGCGCCGCGAAGTGCAGCAGTTGGAGGAGCATCGAACGACGCTGCTCGCCGGCATCGAAACGCTCCGGGCCACGCGCGAGCACCTGCATCAGCATCTGAATCAACTGCGGGACAGGGCCCAGGCGCTCCAAGTCGATCTCCGGGAGATCGAATTGAAGGCGGTGGCGCTTTCGAAGGACCACAGCGGGTCGGAGCAGAGTCTGGTCGAGCTGACGGGGCGGATGGATCGGATTGGCGAGGAACGGCGGGAGTCGGAAACCGACGCGCAGAGTCTGGCGGATCAGATCGCCGCCAAGCAGCAGGAGTGCCGGCAAGCCGTGGCGCAGCGTGATGAGATGGCCGGGCTGGTGACGCGGTTACAGCAGCGGCAGGAACAGTCGCAGCAGGAGATGGAGGGAACACAGGAGCGGGCCACCGAGGCCAGGCTGGCTGTCGGCACTCTACGGGCCCGCCGCGAGCACTTGGCCGCGGACCGTGAGCGCCTCCGACGGCATCTGGAAGCGTGCGGGGTGCGGCTTGAGCAGTTGGCGCAGGCACAGGAGGAATTGAAGGCCTCCTTGCAGGCCAGTCTGTCCGAGCGGGGTCGCCACCAGGAAGTCTGTCAGGAGTTGGGGCGGCGGGCGGATGAGATTCAGGCTCGGTCGGTGGCTGCCCAGGAGGCGCTGGCCCAACGAGCGGAACTGCTCAAGGATGTGGAGCGCGCCGTCGCCGAGCTTCGGGAGCGCATGGAGTCCGTCCGACAGCGGCGGCTTGAGGTCGAAGTCAAACGGGCTCAGGTGCAGATGCAATTGGAGGTGGTCGAAGGAACCCTCACCGGAACCTATCAGGTCGAGTTGCCGAGAACCGTTCCCGGGGACCAGGAGGCCGATGGCGCGCCGGCTGAAATCGAGTTCCAGGTGGCCAGTGAAGAGGAGCGCCAGGCCTTGCGGGACCGGCTGCAGAAGATTCGCGATCGTCTCGCGAAGATCGGGGGCGTGAATCTGGCGGCGATTGACGAGCATCGTCAGCTTGAAGAACGCTATCAGTTTCTGACCAGCCAGGAAGAAGACCTGACGAAATCGATCAAGTCGCTCAAAGAAATCATCCAACGGATCAATCGGACTACCAAAGAGCTGTTCCAGGAAACCTTTGCGCAATTGCAGGAGAAGTTCGGTGAATTGTTTCAGAAAGTGTTTCCAGGAGGAAGGGCCGAACTCGTGTCCGTCGAGCCGGAGCCGGAGGCGGAGGGCGAGAGTGACGGGCCGGCCGAGCCCGGCATCGATATCGTGGCACAGCCGCCCGGCAAGCGGTTGAAGAGCATCACGATGCTCTCCGGCGGCGAAAAGACCCTCACCGCCATGGCCCTGTTGTTCGCCAGCTTTCTGATCCGCCCCACGCCGTTCTGCATTCTGGACGAAATCGACGCGCCGCTGGATGAAGAGAATATCGGCCGGTTCACCAGGGTCTTGCGGGAACTGGCGGCCAGCGCGCAGTTCATCGTCATCACCCATAACAAGCGCACCATGTCCATTGCCGATTCCTTGTTCGGCGTGACCATGGAAGAGCCGGGGGTGTCGAAACTCGTCTCGGTTCGCTTGACCGATTTGCAGCCTGCGTAG
- the shc gene encoding squalene--hopene cyclase — protein sequence MPARLRTGSARPRLPLLRLIARNERLGAATETHPRRVTGTALSQPDSIDDALRRSQAWLLSRQDPREGFWVAELEADATLISEYVMLRRFLRLSDPERERKVVSYLKHTQLADGGWAIYYGGPAEISASVKAYFALKLAGVSASEPFMLKARERILAMGGVVSANVFTKITLALFGQYDWRGVPSMPPEIMLLPKDFYFSIYAISYWSRAVLIPLLIVFAHRPLCRIPKEQGIDELYVTPKDQLDFSQFPPFKKDARWFTWRNVFITLDGLLKWYDGRPVESVRRYGLERAAKWMLERLNGTGGLGAIYPAMANSIFALRCLGYDAHHPLVVKALKEIEELEVHGTAFDQGQPVDTLHLQPCFSPIWDTSLLMNALVEAGLAPDHPAMVKAANWLLAKQTRTVGDWQVSAPHAKPGGWYFQFENEHYPDVDDSAVVLMALAKAKGANEEVKRAAIERGFRWVMAMQGSDGGWGAYDKDNNRMVFNYIPFADHRALLDPSTADLTGRCLEMLGALGYDQSHPAVAPALRFLKREQEPDGSWYGRWGVNYIYGTWSVLAGLKAIGEDLSLPYVRRAVAWLETHQNPDGGWGESCLSYADGAHHGRGDSTPSQTAWALLALLCAGEAESFSVVRGINYLVRHQSKDGSWEEVRHTGTGFPRVFYLRYHWYCQYFPFWALAMYRNIKARGCARADELQQAARTSGEYRV from the coding sequence ATGCCCGCTCGCTTGCGGACCGGGTCGGCCCGGCCTCGCCTACCCCTGCTCCGCCTGATCGCCAGGAACGAGCGTCTGGGCGCCGCCACGGAAACCCATCCCCGCCGAGTGACCGGCACGGCCCTCAGCCAGCCCGATTCCATTGATGACGCGTTGCGCCGGAGCCAGGCCTGGTTGCTGTCCCGGCAGGATCCCCGCGAGGGTTTCTGGGTTGCGGAGTTGGAGGCGGATGCGACTCTGATCTCCGAATACGTGATGCTGCGTCGCTTTCTCAGGCTGTCGGATCCCGAGCGCGAGCGCAAGGTCGTAAGTTATCTGAAACACACGCAGTTGGCCGACGGAGGCTGGGCCATCTACTACGGCGGGCCGGCCGAGATCAGCGCCTCCGTGAAGGCCTATTTCGCATTGAAATTGGCCGGGGTGTCGGCGTCCGAACCCTTCATGCTCAAAGCGCGGGAGCGGATTCTGGCCATGGGCGGAGTCGTCTCGGCCAACGTGTTCACGAAGATTACTCTGGCCCTCTTCGGGCAATACGACTGGCGGGGCGTGCCCAGCATGCCGCCGGAGATCATGCTGCTGCCCAAGGACTTTTACTTCAGCATCTACGCCATCTCCTATTGGTCTCGGGCGGTCCTGATCCCGCTCCTGATCGTGTTTGCCCATCGGCCCCTCTGCCGGATTCCCAAAGAGCAGGGCATCGACGAACTCTATGTCACGCCGAAAGACCAGCTCGATTTCAGCCAGTTCCCGCCCTTTAAGAAGGATGCCCGCTGGTTCACGTGGCGGAATGTCTTCATCACATTGGACGGGTTGTTGAAATGGTACGACGGGCGTCCGGTCGAATCCGTCCGTCGATACGGGCTCGAGCGCGCCGCGAAATGGATGTTGGAACGACTCAACGGAACCGGCGGGTTGGGCGCCATCTATCCGGCCATGGCCAATTCGATTTTCGCCCTCCGCTGCTTGGGGTATGACGCGCACCATCCGCTGGTCGTGAAGGCGTTGAAGGAAATCGAAGAGCTGGAAGTCCACGGCACCGCCTTCGACCAGGGACAGCCGGTGGACACGCTGCACCTTCAGCCCTGCTTCTCTCCGATCTGGGACACGTCCCTGTTGATGAATGCGCTGGTCGAGGCTGGGCTTGCGCCGGATCATCCCGCGATGGTCAAGGCGGCGAATTGGCTGCTGGCCAAGCAGACGCGCACGGTCGGGGATTGGCAAGTGTCCGCGCCTCACGCCAAGCCCGGCGGCTGGTATTTTCAATTTGAAAATGAGCACTATCCGGACGTGGACGATTCGGCGGTGGTCCTCATGGCGCTGGCCAAGGCCAAGGGCGCAAACGAAGAGGTCAAGCGCGCCGCCATCGAGCGGGGATTCCGATGGGTCATGGCCATGCAGGGGTCGGACGGCGGATGGGGAGCCTACGACAAAGACAATAATCGCATGGTCTTCAATTACATCCCCTTTGCCGACCACCGGGCGTTGCTCGATCCCAGCACGGCGGACCTCACCGGCCGGTGTCTTGAGATGCTCGGGGCGCTTGGGTACGACCAATCCCATCCGGCTGTGGCGCCGGCGCTGCGGTTTCTCAAGCGGGAGCAGGAACCGGACGGCAGTTGGTACGGCCGCTGGGGCGTGAATTACATCTATGGAACCTGGTCTGTGCTTGCCGGGTTGAAGGCGATCGGGGAGGACCTGTCGCTGCCGTACGTCCGCCGAGCCGTGGCTTGGCTCGAAACGCACCAGAATCCCGACGGCGGATGGGGCGAGTCCTGCCTCTCCTATGCCGACGGCGCGCACCATGGCCGGGGCGACAGCACCCCTTCGCAGACCGCCTGGGCCCTGCTGGCCTTGCTCTGCGCCGGAGAAGCGGAGTCGTTCAGCGTCGTGCGGGGGATCAATTACTTGGTTCGCCATCAATCGAAAGACGGGTCGTGGGAGGAGGTCCGCCATACCGGTACCGGCTTCCCGCGCGTCTTCTATCTGCGCTACCACTGGTACTGCCAGTATTTTCCCTTCTGGGCGCTGGCGATGTACCGCAACATCAAAGCCCGGGGCTGTGCTCGAGCCGATGAGCTCCAGCAGGCCGCGCGAACCTCCGGCGAGTATCGGGTCTGA
- a CDS encoding 5'-methylthioadenosine/S-adenosylhomocysteine nucleosidase family protein encodes MHRVGIFAATTWEIKAVQAALGSCERTRLGTIPCLVSHCGGLWVYLIQSGIGPTVAGAVAKQLLAEARWDAVVSAGFACDLSQGRAGALLIGNRVRALPRAGGAAGPWSDIPSDGALLAQAGSVLARYQFEGRIGPYLSSDRVLWTSAQKRAVAELFGGMAFDMESAALAEAARAYTVPFVIVRAASDLLDDTLPMDFNRWIDPGASWLLKAGEVTSLLFSPKRCSRLLRLHRQSREAAAQLTGFFERFLPVLV; translated from the coding sequence GTGCACCGCGTCGGCATCTTCGCGGCGACGACCTGGGAAATCAAAGCCGTTCAAGCCGCGCTCGGCAGTTGCGAGCGGACGCGTTTGGGGACGATTCCCTGTCTCGTGAGCCATTGCGGCGGGCTCTGGGTCTATCTGATCCAGTCCGGCATCGGGCCAACCGTCGCCGGAGCGGTGGCCAAACAGTTGCTTGCCGAGGCTCGCTGGGACGCCGTCGTGTCGGCCGGATTCGCCTGCGATCTGAGCCAGGGCCGGGCCGGGGCCCTGCTGATCGGCAACCGTGTGCGGGCGCTGCCGCGCGCCGGCGGCGCAGCGGGACCCTGGTCCGACATTCCGTCCGATGGGGCGTTGCTGGCGCAGGCAGGCTCCGTCTTGGCTCGGTATCAATTCGAGGGGCGCATCGGCCCCTATCTCAGCAGCGATCGTGTATTGTGGACGTCAGCCCAGAAACGGGCCGTGGCGGAATTGTTCGGCGGAATGGCGTTCGATATGGAAAGCGCGGCGTTGGCGGAAGCGGCGCGGGCCTATACGGTGCCGTTCGTGATCGTGCGCGCGGCGTCGGACCTCCTCGATGACACCCTGCCGATGGATTTCAATCGGTGGATCGACCCCGGCGCATCCTGGCTGCTCAAAGCCGGGGAGGTGACGTCGCTGCTTTTCAGTCCCAAGCGCTGCAGCCGGTTGCTTCGCCTGCATCGGCAGAGTCGCGAGGCGGCTGCACAATTGACGGGTTTTTTTGAACGGTTCCTTCCAGTCTTGGTATAA
- a CDS encoding MlaE family ABC transporter permease, with the protein MPRTIRRLGRAGLGILAEMGRMLLFILGAAAWQVRPPFRLRLIIKQLHFIGFKSSFVVVLTAAFTGMVLALQGYYTLRKFGSEALLGSAVALSMIRELGPVLAALMVTARAGSAMTAEIGIMRITEQIDALDTMAVNPLQYLVAPKVVASLIGVPLLVAIFDVVGIWGGHLVGVELLGVNSGSYWSSIESAVEWKDVYGGILKSISFGLIVSWICCYKGYYTRMSAEGLGTATTEAVVLSSVLILVWDYFLTSVLL; encoded by the coding sequence ATGCCGCGGACGATTCGCCGACTGGGACGGGCCGGCCTGGGGATTCTGGCCGAGATGGGCCGGATGCTGTTGTTTATCCTCGGCGCGGCGGCCTGGCAGGTTCGCCCGCCCTTTCGGCTCAGGCTGATCATCAAGCAGCTCCATTTCATCGGCTTCAAATCCTCGTTCGTGGTCGTGTTGACGGCGGCCTTCACCGGCATGGTGCTGGCGCTTCAGGGCTATTACACGCTCAGGAAATTCGGCTCAGAAGCGTTGTTGGGATCGGCCGTGGCGCTCAGCATGATCCGGGAACTCGGGCCGGTCCTGGCGGCGCTGATGGTCACGGCGCGCGCCGGCTCCGCCATGACGGCGGAAATCGGGATCATGCGGATCACCGAGCAAATCGACGCCTTGGATACTATGGCGGTGAATCCCTTGCAGTATCTGGTGGCTCCCAAGGTGGTGGCGAGCCTGATCGGCGTCCCGTTGCTCGTGGCGATCTTCGACGTGGTGGGGATCTGGGGCGGGCATCTGGTGGGCGTCGAGTTGCTGGGCGTGAATTCCGGGTCCTATTGGAGTTCGATCGAGTCGGCGGTGGAGTGGAAAGACGTGTACGGCGGTATCCTCAAGTCGATCAGCTTCGGGCTGATCGTCAGTTGGATCTGTTGCTATAAAGGCTATTACACGCGGATGAGCGCGGAAGGATTGGGCACGGCCACGACGGAAGCGGTGGTGCTGTCGTCGGTGTTGATTCTCGTATGGGACTATTTCCTGACGTCGGTGCTGCTCTGA
- a CDS encoding ABC transporter ATP-binding protein, giving the protein MIRLNDVHKTLGQQQVLRGITLAIPKGKMTTIIGRSGEGKSVLLKHMIGLLQPDRGEVWVDGVDIARLHAQRLNEVRKRFAMLFQSAALFDSLTVFDNVAFPLREKLRLPASEVNRRVDEKLEQVGLKGMGHKFPAELSGGMKKRAGLARALVMEPEIILFDEPTTGLDPLMAKTIHELICDMQRTFGFTAVMVSHEIPEVFSFSDYVAMIHAGVIAEMAPSGEFVKTQDPVVREFISVGGLYPVHPVSTAG; this is encoded by the coding sequence ATCATCCGCCTGAACGACGTCCACAAGACCCTGGGGCAGCAGCAGGTGCTGCGCGGGATCACGCTGGCGATCCCAAAAGGCAAGATGACGACGATCATCGGGCGCAGCGGTGAAGGCAAGAGCGTGTTGTTGAAACACATGATCGGGCTGCTCCAGCCCGATCGCGGCGAGGTGTGGGTGGACGGGGTGGACATCGCCAGATTGCACGCCCAGCGGCTGAATGAGGTGCGCAAGCGTTTCGCCATGCTGTTCCAGAGCGCCGCTCTGTTCGATTCGCTCACGGTCTTCGACAACGTGGCGTTTCCGCTCCGGGAAAAGCTGCGGCTGCCGGCCTCGGAGGTCAATCGCCGGGTGGACGAAAAGCTCGAACAGGTGGGACTCAAGGGCATGGGACACAAGTTTCCGGCCGAGCTCAGCGGGGGCATGAAGAAACGCGCCGGCCTGGCGCGCGCCCTGGTCATGGAGCCGGAGATCATTTTGTTCGACGAGCCGACGACGGGGCTCGACCCCCTGATGGCCAAGACCATTCACGAGCTGATATGCGACATGCAGCGCACGTTCGGATTCACGGCCGTGATGGTGAGCCACGAAATCCCCGAGGTCTTCTCCTTTTCGGATTATGTGGCGATGATCCATGCCGGTGTCATCGCGGAGATGGCTCCGTCCGGTGAATTCGTCAAGACGCAGGATCCGGTGGTCCGCGAGTTCATTTCCGTAGGCGGACTCTATCCGGTCCATCCGGTTTCGACGGCGGGATGA
- the mlaD gene encoding outer membrane lipid asymmetry maintenance protein MlaD, producing MTHERLEFVVGLFVLGGLLCLGYLSIKLGKLELIGGGHYTVQAEFHSASGLKPGATVEIAGVEIGRIKDIGLTDDRALVTFQIKDEVKLYDDTIASIKTRGIIGEKFVSISPGGGGDPLKPGEKIRETESGLDLEELVSQYVHGNVGDKNK from the coding sequence ATGACACATGAGCGATTGGAATTCGTGGTCGGCCTCTTCGTGCTCGGCGGGCTGTTGTGTCTGGGCTACCTGTCCATTAAATTGGGAAAGCTGGAATTGATCGGCGGCGGACACTACACGGTCCAGGCCGAGTTCCATTCCGCCTCGGGACTCAAGCCGGGGGCGACGGTGGAAATCGCGGGTGTGGAAATCGGCCGCATCAAGGACATCGGCCTGACGGATGATCGCGCCCTGGTCACCTTCCAGATCAAGGACGAAGTCAAGCTGTACGATGATACCATTGCGTCGATCAAGACCCGCGGCATCATCGGAGAAAAATTCGTGTCGATCTCGCCGGGCGGCGGCGGAGATCCGCTGAAGCCGGGCGAGAAGATTCGCGAGACCGAATCAGGGCTGGACCTCGAAGAACTCGTGAGTCAATATGTGCATGGGAACGTCGGGGACAAGAACAAATAA